From Brassica rapa cultivar Chiifu-401-42 chromosome A06, CAAS_Brap_v3.01, whole genome shotgun sequence:
AATTTAATATCCGCTCGGATATTTTACTATTTCAGTTcggatttttcggatcgggttcggttgcGGCTTCAGATatcgggtaaaatgcccacTCCTAATTAGCCGTATGAGaataggaaaataaataattaaaaagggATTTATAAATGCTATAGTTACTTCTAATAAATCGTATATTTATTTGTTCTAATTACAAAAAGATTGTGATTCAAGTTCCAAATGCTCAAAAGATACATAAAGCTATTCATGTAACTACGGTAAATTTGTATGCACGATACAAGACTTCGAAATGGTGCCGAGCGCTAAACTGCTAATTGTGAAGTATACATCTTCTTAATGTCGAATTAGAAACTCTAGTTTAGGCAATACAGAGTCCACAAATATTCAATCATTTACCAAATTTTAAGTCAATTGCTCGGAGCTGATTTTATTATACAGTCTTCTACACAATGGTTTAAGTCAATTGCTCTGGTGATCAAACCATGTTAAACCATACACTATGAATATATCTGGGTTGAGTAAGATAGATATATGGGTCgaataaaattgaatttatttataatccataaattaagtttattaattatttttcttcttaaatGATTTTGAACTATTATaataagtttctaaaaactgctataactaattttgatatttttattaaatttatttttaatatttatatttcacaACTGTAGACATTTCATGTTTAgacattaattttatatttgttttatttgatattatttaaattttatttcataatcATTTCTAtggaaaaatttaataattaaactcaactaaatttgataaaatttactagaaattaaataataaattgtatTTATTCTATGTTTAGATTCAATAAAATTAGGTAGAACCCAGTCATACTATATTAAACTATaagtaaaaaaattgaattcagTTTTCTATCCAATTTTTAAAAGCCTTATTTCTACAAAATGAGCTGGCTTCAGATTTTCAAGGTTTCTTATTTATTGgagatatttttttcttttttccccTATTTCTcaacttttaaattatatatgttcCATACTTCTTTGTTTCGTATTAAGTGTCACAATGGGTTTGggtacatattaaaaaaaaacaattaattttacatattttttatttaaaaacatcttTACCTTTAtacctaaccatatttcaactaatagataaataaactggaaaataaagttaataaattttgtattaaaatgcTAAAACGACATTTATTttgcaacaattttttttcccaCAACGACACTTGTTATGTAACGGATGGAGTATAATTCAGTGAGTAAAGATagatttagaagaaaaaaaataaaaaaagcattaaaaaaaatttgactaAAAGACGATGCTTATGTAGAAAgcctttttttttctagtatTTCATTGACTAGCTGTTCGTCCGAAATAGTGTAAAAATAAGTGCTTCGAATCATTGCTATTTGACCCGGACCtgttctaaaaaaaaagaaatatgacCAACTGTGGAGTTCCATAGCTTTGAGTCCGCTATCCCGAGCAGGCTGTTTCCCTCTCGACGATGAAGCTTATCCCCCACCGTCTCACTGGCCGACTCATTAGATATCTTACAACAAAAATCCCTCTTTTTTCCGATCCAGTCAACTCGGACATAGTTCCTGACCTAAAAAACATGGAAATAAAGGTATCATTTCCAAAATTTTGCCTAGACAGGATATGCCTTATTTGCAAGACGGGAGACCCGTGGATATGGTCTTCAACCCATTAGGAGTACCCTCACGCGGATTAAGTGGAACGGAATTGACTGGGTGGTAAAGTTGTAGAAACACCTGTTTCTTCCACTTAGCTCCATTTgcattatattatttggtttaCGTACCGGAACTGATAACATTCGAGATTATGCAGATGCTTAGTTTcatttatgtaaatttttttccCTCTGATTTGGGCTTTCAATTCAGATGTTTAATTTACATTTTACTTGAAAAAATAGTAAACACTGAATgatttttcatttcttaattaaaggaaaaatgttatttatttcaTTGGTACGGACAAAAGAATAATAGTATAATACTGTAATTGAAACGGCTACttattatttgttatataaAGAAACATGAATATCAGGATTGAAAAGAGCTAAAAGTGAAAACGGCATGATATTTTGACATACATGTCACGGAAATTTTGTTTGGTAACGtaggtttaatttttattaatttcagtGTACCTTTAAGAAGATAGCTAAAGcaattttcatattttcgtAATAACTTAATGATTCGAGAGAACTAGTGGAGACTATATAACATTGtaagtatattatatatttataaatattgccTGTAATGTTATTGTTTTTAAGGTTATTGTTTTTGTAAAGTATCTAATCGTTAATTTTGATTGTTTGTAATTACTACATGGTGATTTTAATTAGTAACACTACGAAATCATGTAAACGTAAGAGTAAGCAAAACGTGTATAGAATAAGATCAAATGAatcataaaccaaaaaataaaaccgCATAATCACCATAtggtataaaaatattatatcccTTAAAGAAATAAGAGAATTGGTCAAAACCTCATAATCGTAATTATCATTCTAGGGTTTTCCAATCAGAATTATGTTGTGTATATATGGATGCATAGGAAGAATCTAGACATAATCCTTTCAAAGAACGTGCCTAAATTGAGATTGACAAGCATTAATATTGTAACTAATTAGTACTATTTATTTCTTAAGCCAAAATCCAAAGCATTTAGTTTGGTAAGTGATTTGTTTTTGTACGTCAACATGTATACAATTTGGTAATGCATTAGCGTGTGAATTATTGTTATATGTCTATAGTATTCTTTTTTTCGTAGTGCAACTACAATGACACTAATGCTTCTAAAGATACtttcttcaaaatattattgttcACACAAACATTTCACTTTTCTATCTCTCCCACACAAATCCCATTCCTCTCTTTCGCCCTAACCCTCTATATATACGTGAAGTCCTGGAAATGCTATGTTCGTGCCATCAGCTTTTACATTACGAGAAACACTTACAAATCTAAGTGAGAGCTCTCACCTTCTTCCTCCTAAAAACCCTAACCAGTCTATTTAAACCAAAAGAAAACCATGCCTCTCTTCGACACTCACAACACATGGGCCTTTGTCTTTGGTTTGATGGGTATGATACTAACACTTCTGTTCATTTcgtatatatattgttcatcAACaagttcttttaaaaaaaaaaatctaattataaaGATTATCGATTTTTAATACCATTTATGTTCTTTTATATTTTCCAGGGAATGTCATCTCCTTCTCCGTGTTCCTCTCTCCTGTGTAAGCTCTATTTACATCTTACCTCAACGTATATTTGATAAGCAAGACATAGTACTAATTTTCACGTGTTACTACTACATATGTCTATGTATAACGATATTCTCCACTTTAATAATATTGAGATTACATGAAATGGATGCAGGCCAACGTTCTATAGGGtttggaagaagaagacaacCGAAGGGTTTCAGTCTCTTCCTTACGTTGTGGCGCTCTTCAGTGCAACACTTTGGCTTTACTACGCAACACAGAAGAAAGATGTCTTCCTCCTCGTCACCATCAACTCCTTTGGATGCTTCATAGAAACCATCTACATCTCTATCTTCCTTGCGTACGCCCCCAAGAAAGCCAGGGTACCTTACTTCATATATGAATATGCGTATACAAGATCAAACcaattaactaactaaaacaCTTATTAATTAATGGATGCAGATGCTGACAGTGAAGCTGCTACTTCTTATGAACTTTGGAGGATTCTGCCTGATTCTCCTTCTATGCCAATTCTTGGCAAAAGGAACCACACGTGCCAAGATCATCGGAGGAATTTGTGTTGGATTCTCTGTTTGTGTTTTCGCTGCTCCCCTAAGCATAATTGTAAGCAATTCGAAAGAGCTAATCAACTGTATATAAAAAGAGAAGCgactaattaatatttagtttcaataattaacatatttattatttgaaaCACAGAGGACGGTAATAAAGACAAGGAGTGTGGAGTACATGCCCTTTAGCTTATCCTTAACCCTTACAATCAGTGCTGTCGTGTGGCTCCTTTATGGTCTTGCTCTCAAGGACATCTATGTTGCTGTAAGCCAATTCTTCTCTATTTatgtatttgtatattaatttgtaCCATATTAAATGTATACATTTTTGCATAGATATTTATGTATGTACCATCTAGACACACGTAGAAACACACATACTCAGTTTAGATATTTACTGACCACCGTATTCGGTATTCCCCATAGCAGATCACATATGCTGAAATGGAAACAGtcaataaaacttctttttggCTATgagaaaatgaatatatatgttttaacaaTATTATCATGACTTCACAATCATAATCATAGTGTATATTACATGAAAGTGGATGCTTTTGTTTCTAATGAACCTGAGACTTTGAGGTTCTAATCATAGATAAAAAGAGATACGGTTAGCAAAAGATAAACAATTATAGAAAGTAAAACCCTTTGTTTGATATTGTCCTTTACGATAAAAAACtacaaaacatattataaagaCTCGCTTTATATTCCAAAGAAACATTAAAGAATTTCGCTTTTGCaaaagaaattttaaataaattagaatTCTTTTATCTTAATTGCTAcatagaaattatatttttttttttttttttgaaactgtacatagaaattatattttgtacGTAACTTCTATCGGTGCCGCACAAGTTAGCCATAAACTTTACTTTTGTCATATATAACTTTGTTTTTACGTACTTTATTCATAAGTTATAAAGTGGAAAAGTGAgtgtattaaataattataatgttATTGCcactaaacaattttttttttgcagttccCTAATGTGATTGGTTTTGCCCTCGGTGCACTTCAAATGATACTCTACGTGGTTTACAAATACTGTAAAACGCCGCCGCATTTGGAAGAGAAAGAAGTGGAAGCTGCTAAGTTGCCGGAGGTGACCCTCGATATGCTGAAGCTAGGCACAGTGTCATCCCCTGAGACAATCACAGCCGTTCGTCAAGCGAACAAGTGTACCTGCGGAAATGATCGGAGGGCTGAAATTGAAGATGGAGAAAATGCTAAAAACGGCAAGCAGTCCTCTTCCGCAACAGCTACATGAACAATCGCGTTGACGACTATGCAATGTTGACTTTACCCCCAACTTGATATACCAACCACCACGTGTTCCCGTTATGCTGTCGTATTTTTCTGAGTTAATCAAGTGTGCGAAGTAGAGGATTAATTTCCCGGGATAATATATGCATTTtcgaatgttatatatatttttctggaATTAaattctctacttctttttaaaaattttatgtaaTTACCTATTGGGGATATGTATATTTCCTATTTTCAGGTTTAACGAAAACTATCAAAATTATCTGTCGGCTGATTGTTTCAAGTAACATTATCATATATCATTATCTTGTGGTATTATTTTTTCTAGCCTCAATACTAACAAATGATATAAATGCTAGATGATTGCTCCCACAAGTACATATACTCAACATTGTCCAAGCGTCTCAGCTTTCAAATCCCAATGTTGTTACTCACAAAAGAGTAATTTAGCCCGGATGCAAGTATTCGTGGAATTAGATTTTGgacctaaaactttttttgagATACTCacgattataaaaaaaaagagaggagtaATTTAGCCCCAAACTAACAAacttctataatattttttcaattaatggtctttgttatatatatatataccaatgaTCGTTTACACTTCTACACTCAGTAGTCAGCTAATTCAGCAAAGTCCTCATTTCTTATAGCTTCACTATGGCCTTCATATGCTCTCAACTTCTTCTATCTCCAGATCATATgctcttcaaaaaaaaaaaaaaaatatatatatatatatatatatcaaactttGGAGAATCATTTTTCGAGTAACAAACACTGTCCTTGGATAGTTTTTACACTATACAATGTACTCAAAGAGAGCCACTAGGTAAGCCAATATCATTCAATGCATTCTCCCTCACAATCCGTTGATCCACACTTCTCTATATAGTGCGAGTTTCGGAGATTTATATAGTTTGTAAGAGCTTCTCCATTATGCTTCCATTACGCTCAAATCCCCATTTCACAGAAACTATATAGTAATAGTGCAATAGGCTCATAAAAAAAAGAACGAACAAATAGAGAAGGAAAACGAAGCATATATCCTCATATTCACACAAAGATAACCAAATCCATATGTCCTGGAAACCATTAAAAACACGAAAGTGGGGATAGTGAGTTTTAATGAGATCCATCTCCATGGGACATCCACGCATCATTTAGCTTGTTTGTTATATTCCTTGAGTCCTTTCTAGCTGATACATTACCATCTTACTCTATGGAGTCGCAGATTACAAACAATCCAtacagaaacaaaaacaagagtATATATATCATCGACTGAACCTATGTCATGA
This genomic window contains:
- the LOC103873119 gene encoding bidirectional sugar transporter SWEET11, with amino-acid sequence MPLFDTHNTWAFVFGLMGNVISFSVFLSPVPTFYRVWKKKTTEGFQSLPYVVALFSATLWLYYATQKKDVFLLVTINSFGCFIETIYISIFLAYAPKKARMLTVKLLLLMNFGGFCLILLLCQFLAKGTTRAKIIGGICVGFSVCVFAAPLSIIRTVIKTRSVEYMPFSLSLTLTISAVVWLLYGLALKDIYVAFPNVIGFALGALQMILYVVYKYCKTPPHLEEKEVEAAKLPEVTLDMLKLGTVSSPETITAVRQANKCTCGNDRRAEIEDGENAKNGKQSSSATAT